Proteins encoded by one window of Catharus ustulatus isolate bCatUst1 chromosome Z, bCatUst1.pri.v2, whole genome shotgun sequence:
- the ERMP1 gene encoding endoplasmic reticulum metallopeptidase 1, whose amino-acid sequence MERGGDTGGWRLRATAAQRDRRQPPPREDGERGTGGKKRGGRRLLLPLPEARGAPLVLLYLLGLRALAQVSHRQLLSRPPAAAGPRDFSAHRARGYLDNITAIGPRTVGSPENEVLAVNYLLEQIRGIERESTDAHKISVDVQRPTGSFSIDFLGGFTSYYANITNVVVKLEPRSGAEHAVLSNCHFDSVPNTPGASDDAVSCAVMLEILNTLSKSSESLQHAVIFLFNGAEENILQASHGFITQHEWAKSIRAFINLEAAGVGGKELVFQTGPENPWLVQAYVVAAKHPFASVVAQEIFQSGIIPADTDFRIYRDFGNVPGIDLAFIENGYIYHTEYDTSDRILTDSIQRAGDNILAVLKYLATSEKLAKSFEYRHGNVVFFDILGLFVLAYPARVGTVMNYITAAVAFFYLSKKMLQPKPRAVHNLKKLLTAFSLTLTSWVCTLVAVLMVAMFVSIIGRALSWYTHFYVSVSLYGTAAAAKLILVHMLAKKFFYKNVNEQYLGDVFFDASLMIWSIALAVMTQMGLCSAFICTLWVAFPLLTKLMIHKEFSQKGATIKFIVMYMLGMFVPYLYMLYLSWTVFEMFTPVMGRSGSEIPPDMVLAGFIVIFTMILSSYFINFIYLVKSTKTTLVTLTTVFVVTLILVCSGIFFPYSSDAANPKPKRVFLQHTSRRFHDLDGNVVKSDSGIWINGFDYNGISHITPHVPEINDTIRTPCEEQAPFCGLPWILPVHFMFRKNWYLPAPEVLPRSPIRFKLLSKQLMPWNSVRLSFEVSGPSHMSLYVRPRAGSALSRWSLGDGMPVTSVGGDYFVFYSRGLQAAPWHFWVELTVPEKHSDGIVSLAIAAHYFFGEDQKSPQLYALLERFPNWTFSSGWSCTYDLFVF is encoded by the exons ATGGAGCGCGGCGGTGATACGGGCGGCTGGCGGCTCCGCGCCACCGCCGCACAGCGGGACCGCCgccagccgccgccgcgggaggACGGCGAGCGCGGCACGGGCGGGAAGaagcggggcgggcggcggctgctgctgccgctgcccgAGGCGCGCGGGGCGCCGCTGGTGCTGCTCTACCTGCTGGGGCTGCGGGCGCTGGCGCAGGTGTCGCACCGGCAGCTGCTGAGccgccctcccgccgccgccggacCCCGCGACTTCAGCGCCCACCGCGCCAG GGGGTATCTTGACAACATTACAGCAATTGGGCCCAGAACAGTTGGAAGTCCAGAAAATGAAGTTCTTGCAGTTAACTACCTCTTAGAACAAATTAGGGGAATAGAAAGAGAAAGCACGGATGCTCACAAGATATCTGTAGACGTACAGAGACCCACGGGCTCCTTCAGCATTGACTTTTTAGGAGGCTTTACTAGTTACTATGCAAACATAACCAACGTGGTAGTGAAGCTGGAACCTCGCAGTGGAGCTGAGCATGCAGTGTTATCCAATTGTCACTTCGATTCAGTACCAAATACCCCGG GTGCCAGTGATGATGCTGTTAGCTGTGCAGTGATGCTTGAAATACTTAACACACTTTCAAAATCATCTGAGTCCCTGCAGCATGCTGTCATATTCTTATTTAATGgtgcagaagaaaacattttgcag GCTAGTCATGGCTTCATTACACAACATGAGTGGGCTAAGTCAATCAGAGCTTTTATTAACCTGGAGGCAGCAGGTGTAGGAGGAAAAGAACTTGTTTTTCAAACAG GACCTGAGAACCCTTGGTTGGTACAAGCATATGTAGTTGCGGCCAAACATCCCTTTGCCTCTGTGGTGgcacaggaaatatttcagagtgGCATTATCCCAGCAGATACTGACTTCCGTATCTACAGGGATTTTGGCAATGTTCCAG GAATAGATTTGGCTTTTATTGAAAATGGCTACATTTACCATACAGAATATGATACATCAGACAGAATTTTGACAGATTCCATTCAGAGAGCAG GTGACAATATTCTAGCTGTCCTAAAATACCTAGCTACATCAGAAAAGTTGGCAAAGTCTTTTGAGTATCGACATGGAAATGTTGTGTTCTTTGATATACTTGGTTTATTTGTCTTGGCTTATCCTGCTCGTGTTGGCACAGTTATGAACTACATTACAGCAgcagttgcttttttttatttaagcaaaaaaatgtTACAGCCAAAACCCAGAG CTGTTCATAACCTGAAGAAGTTACTGACTGCATTCAGCTTAACCCTGACGAGCTGGGTGTGCACACTGGTGGCAGTCCTCATGGTGGCAATGTTTGTCTCCATCATTGGACGGGCTCTTTCTTGGTACACCCATTTCTATGTTTCTGTGTCTCTCtatggcactgcagctgcagctaAGCTCATTCTTGTGCACATGCTAGCCAAAAAGTTCTTCTACAAG AATGTGAATGAGCAGTACCTGGGAGATGTTTTTTTTGATGCCTCACTGATGATTTGGTCAATAGCATTGGCTGTGATGACTCAGATGGGCCTTTGTTCAGCATTCATTTGTACCTTATGGGTAGCATTTCCTTTACTCACTAAGCTGATGATCCACAAGGAATTCAGCCAAAAAG GTGCCACAATAAAGTTTATTGTGATGTACATGCTGGGGATGTTTGTTCCCTATCTGTATATGCTGTATCTTAGTTGGACTGTGTTTGAAATGTTTACACCTGTCATGGGACGAAGTGGTTCTGAAATTCCACCAGATATGGTGTTAGCAGGATTTATTGTGATCTTCACTATGATCCTATCTTCCTATTTT ATTAACTTCATTTACCTTGTCAAAAGTACAAAAACGACGCTAGTAACTTTAACTACTGTGTTTGTAGTCACTCTGATTCTCGTTTGTAGTGGAATCTTCTTTCCTTACAGTTCTGACGCAGCTAATCCAAAGCCTAAGCGAGTCTTTCTTCAG CACACGAGCAGAAGATTTCATGATCTAGATGGAAATGTGGTAAAAAGTGACTCTGGTATATGGATTAATGGGTTTGATTATAATGGAATATCTCACATAACTCCCCATGTTCCTGAAATCAATGACACCATTAGAACTCCATGTGAGGAGCAGGCTCCCTTCTGTGGCCTTCCTTGGATTCTGCCAGTGCATTTCATGTTCCG gaaAAACTGGTATCTTCCTGCTCCAGAAGTTTTGCCAAGAAGCCCTATTCGCTTTAAACTTCTCTCCAAGCAGCTGATGCCCTGGAACTCTGTGAGGTTAAGCTTTGAAGTATCTG GTCCCAGCCACATGTCCCTGTACGTGCGGCCGCGCGCGGGGTCGGCACTGTCCCGCTGGTCCCTCGGGGATGGAATGCCAGTCACCAGCGTGGGGGGAGACTACTTTGTGTTCTACTCCCGAGGGCTGCAGGCGGCTCCCTGGCATTTCTGGGTGGAACTGACG GTCCCAGAAAAGCATTCTGATGGAATAGTCTCCCTTGCCATAGCAGCACATTACTTTTTTGGGGAAGATCAAAAATCACCTCAACTGTATGCCTTACTGGAGAGGTTTCCAAATTGGACATTTTCTTCTGGCTGGTCCTGTACTTACGacctttttgtcttttaa